From a single Maniola hyperantus chromosome 3, iAphHyp1.2, whole genome shotgun sequence genomic region:
- the LOC117996448 gene encoding uncharacterized protein has translation MSQKVCSVPGCSTVAGDGISLHRFPNPNQHIDLFQVWLKKIGGHVAELDKDYIYSNRRVCRRHFEDIYLYPTKLCSLAIPSLCLAENMAAAEAIIVSEPHTSSSFISNSNEMEMAPGLVATLSKAVPAVAIKLNSKDNLKAKKWVLTKQEKELCKEVSNMRYQLKKC, from the exons ATGTCTCAAAAAGTATGTTCTGTGCCTGGCTGTTCAACTGTTGCAGGCGATG GTATCTCACTGCACCGTTTCCCCAACCCAAATCAGCACATTGATTTGTTTCAAGTGTGGCTGAAGAAGATTGGGGGTCATGTAGCGGAATTAGATAAAGATTACATTTACAGCAACAGAAGGGTCTGTCGTAGACATTTTGAGGACATTTATTTGTACCCAACAAAGTTGTGTTCCCTAGCCATCCCATCACTCTGTTTAGCAG agaataTGGCTGCTGCTGAAGCAATAATTGTTTCTGAACCGCATACTAGCTCCAGTTTCATATCAAATTCTAATGAAATGGAAATGGCACCAG GACTTGTTGCAACATTAAGTAAAGCAGTACCTGCAGTTGCTATTAAGTTAAACTCAAAGGACAATTTAAAAG CTAAGAAGTGGGTTCTCACCAAACAAGAGAAGGAACTCTGCAAAGAAGTTTCAAATATGagatatcaattaaaaaaatgttga
- the LOC117996208 gene encoding protein Asterix, producing the protein MQLTADPRRADRERRFKPPPPTSAPAEDLTTDYMNILGMVFSMCGLMMRLKWCAWTAVFCSSISFANSRVSDDTKQIVSSFMLSISAVVMSYLQNPAPMSPPWAALTT; encoded by the exons ATGCAACTCACTGCGGACCCTCGGCGAGCTGATCGCGAGCGTCGCTTCAAACCTCCGCCACCGACATCGGCGCCTGCTGAAGATCTTACTACTGATTATATGAACATTTTGG GAATGGTCTTTTCAATGTGTGGACTGATGATGCGTCTTAAGTGGTGTGCATGGACCGCTGTCTTCTGTTCCAGCATAAGCTTTGCCAATTCAAGAGTATCTGATGACACCAAACAG ATTGTCAGCTCATTTATGCTTTCAATATCTGCTGTGGTGATGTCCTATCTGCAAAATCCAGCACCGATGTCTCCACCATGGGCTGCATTGACCACATAG